In Phaenicophaeus curvirostris isolate KB17595 unplaced genomic scaffold, BPBGC_Pcur_1.0 scaffold_258, whole genome shotgun sequence, a genomic segment contains:
- the LOC138734816 gene encoding ly6/PLAUR domain-containing protein 3-like, with protein MGLEGVRHGRLSLLWAGCARGLEGSTSRALQLGGLVLFARRRQCRGEACNGELGDSGGHPGNSSEQAPNGLRCYGCPDDGPCDPPSIVQCYGDLTACFYGNVTMSVGGESQWREVRGCAKSPGCEGQRGDEAVGLSGSCCAGDLCNGGPGNHTKTFFAPDRPRLELLPHGHGPTHPPAPTKMADNSTEMADGGTKMADSPTKRANNGTKMAAGPTKVNGTRQGVNGSFGGGVSPTKMAATQANMAAGGAHRVNGHLAKPNMAAADPNMATADPNMAAVDPNMVAADPNMAAADPNMAAADPNMAAADPNVAAADPGDKMAARDKMAAGRAGHQDGVKGRGQALGGAGWLLPLLLLPLL; from the exons atggggctggagggggtcc gCCATGGCCGCCTGTCCCTGCTCTGGGCCGGCTGCGCTCGAGGCCTCGAGGGGTCGACGTCTCGCGCCCTCCAGCTCGGGGGCCTCGTCCTCTTCGCCCGGAGGCGCCAGTGCCGGGGGGAGGCCTGTAACGGAGAACTGGGGGACAGCGGGGGGCACCCCG GCAACAGCAGCGAGCAGGCCCCCAACGGGCTGCGCTGTTACGGTTGCCCCGACGACGGCCCCTGCGACCCCCCCAGCATCGTCCAGTGCTACGGGGACCTCACCGCCTGTTTCTATGGCAACGTCACCATGAGCGTGG GCGGCGAGAGCCAGTGGCGCGAGGTGCGCGGCTGCGCGAAGTCCCCGGGCTGCGAGGGGCAACGCGGGGACGAGGCCGTGGGGCTGAGCGGCTCCTGCTGCGCCGGCGACCTCTGCAACGGAGGCCCCGGCAACCACACCAAAACCTTCTTCGCCCCCGACCGGCCCCGCCTGGAGCTCCTGCCCCACGGCCACggccccacccaccccccagccccgacCAAGATGGCCGACAACAGCACCGAG ATGGCCGACGGTGGCACCAAGATGGCCGACAGCCCCACCAAGAGGGCCAACAACGGCACCAAGATGGCCGCCGGCCCCACTAAGGTCAACGGGACCCGCCAGGGGGTCAACGGGAGCTTCGGGGGGGGCGTCTCGCCAACCAAGATGGCCGCCACCCAAGCCAACATGGCTGCCGGGGGCGCCCACAGGGTCAATGGCCACTTGGCCAAGCCCAATATGGCGGCCGCTGACCCCAATATGGCCACCGCTGACCCCAATATGGCCGCCGTTGACCCCAATATGGTGGCTGCTGACCCCAATATGGCTGCCGCTGACCCCAATATGGCCGCCGCTGACCCCAACATGGCCGCCGCTGACCCCAACGTGGCGGCCGCTGACCCCGGAGACAAGATGGCGGCCAGAGACAAGATGGCGGCCGGGCGGGCGGGGCACCAAGATGGCGTCAAGGGGCGTGGCCAAGCCCTGGGGGGGGCGGGGTGGCTCCtccccctcctgctgctgcccctgctctgA